One Mus musculus strain C57BL/6J chromosome 2, GRCm38.p6 C57BL/6J genomic window, AAAACATTTAGAATTAATATTATTGAAAGCAAAGTGATAAGAAAAGTTGAAAATCCCTCCTTGGTGATaagtttaataaataaataatatcacaCCACCAGTGATTCCTAAAAGACTATTGTTACACTGAAATGATCAATGGGAGAAATTTACAGACCTTCATACTTTTTAAAGCTGACTGGAGAAGGAGCTATACCTAAAGTTGTTGCCTGTCTTCTGAATTTGTTCcccaactgggctgccttgtatgGCCACagtagaagatgcacctaaccctgtaGATACTTGATGCATCAGGATGGAGTGGGGGGTGGATACGCAGAGGGGGGctcactctctcagaggagaaggaggagaatatGGGGGTGGTACCTCTGTGAGGGTGTGAGAGGGTTAgagattgggatgtaaaatggataagtaaataaattaattaacagagaaaataaaagagagtATATTGAGTCTCAAGCTTGCTGACCAAGAGTTCCTGGGGAAGATTCTTGGATGAAAAACAAAGGAGCATATGTTGTTTAAAAGTCAAAAAGGCTTATTGCACATCATGCCAGCCAAGGAAGTTTTACAATGTAACCTGGTAAAAGTTCACACAGTTGCATTCCTCCAGAGGGACCAAACTGTTTTTCACATAACAGAATGCCTTCTCAACAGGAATGGATATGTCTTTGGTATAAAATGCATGGTCAAGAGCAGTTAGAAGACATTTGTTTACTCTCATATGTGGCTTCCAAGGGGAGGGGCTTAGGGGTTAGGGCAACTTGACCTTTCTAACGTTATTCCAACACAATGAGGTAAAAGTAAGTAAAATTATCCTTGGGAGAGCTAAATGCTCCATCAGGACACTATACAGCATGAATACCAGGCAGTGAGTACCATGTGCAAGGGATAGTCAATTCCTTTGTATTTATTCTCTACCTTAACACTCATTGACTGAAAGTAGAGTTCAATGCTGAGATGGTTTCATGGGATCCTGGGTTCAAATTCTAGTACCACTAAAGGcaagttttctctttctctttcgtAATCAGTGAATCATGCCAAGAGATATTAATTGCTTTTTTCAGATAATAAAAAAGGATATAGAAATGTGAAATCGTGTATGCACCATAACAGTTTGCTAGTTGTGGCAAAAACGGCTATGCACGTTGTTCAGAGTCCAGCTCACAATAGTACACTGATACAGGCAGGCAGTGAATTTCAAAAGGATGAGGTACTCCAATGGTCTGGTCTGGTACTACAGTGGACATCAAATATTTGAAAGTAAGAGTACTACTGTTAGTTCATTTCTTCCCAGAAGAGCAATGGAACAAGTAGAGAGGTTGGAGAATActatcttaaaacaaataaacataattCTCATCgttaaactttaaaattatttctgactattacagtaaagaaaatatctaataaaaatttcaaaaaatgaaatacaagaaaacaaatatttatttcatacaATAGAACTGAAAGCATTCAGTTTCACAGAGCCTAATATAACTTAAACTATCCTACAGTTACTTAAAGGAGTATTGATTTTATGCTTTGTCTCTTGTTTATTTCTCTGTTATTTATAACccccttataaaaataaaattgaatgctACAAAATTCACAAAATCCATTTCATTTGAAGTTACTGGGAATGATAGAGTAAAAATGACACATCTGATCATGTATCAGAGGACTCATTGTATAGGTGGGGACTCTTTTTCCAGTGCTGCGAATGTAGATgctaaataataaaaagacacCTGATTATTTTATCCAGTGGTTCTTCAGTTACTTGATGGCTGAAGATAACTTTTCTACAATTCTCTTCAGAGCACTCTTTACTTCCTGATTTCTCAAGCTGTAGATCAGTGGGTTTAACATGGGAATTACTACCACATAAAACACAGAAGCAAATTTATCTGTGTTCAGAGAATGACTTGACTTGGGCTGCAAGTACATAAAACTTACTGTTCCATAAAATATGGTGATGGAAGTCAGGTGGGATGCACAAGTGGAAAaggctttccttcttccttcagcaGAATGAATCCTCAGGATGGCAAAGAGAATGCAGATATAAGAAATAACCACAATCACCAGAGAGCAAAGAGTGTTGAAGCCAGCAATGATTAGCAACATCAGCTCTTTGACATGAGTGTCAGAACAGGCCAGAGCAACTAAGGGGACATCATCACAGTAGAAGTGGTTGATCACATTGGAGCCACAGAAAGACAAGCGGAAAGTTGCCACTGCCTGTGCAAGCCCCACAGTGAATCCATAAATGTATGTGCTGGTGATGACCTGAAGACAGAGCTCCCTAGGCATGCGGACCGCATAGAGGAGGGGATTCCAGATGGCCACATACCTGTCATAGGCCATGATTGACAGCAAGTACAGTTCACAAACTACAAATGTGACAAAGCAGCACAACTGAGTGGCACATGCGTAGAAGGTTATGCTTTTGACTTCACGTAGAAAATTCACCAGAGTGTTTGGAGTGACAGAAGAGGTAAAACAAAAGTCAATAAAAGCCAGGTGGGTTAGGAAAAAATACATGGGGGTATGAAGCTGAGGACTCACTTGAATTAACACAATCAATCCAACATTACCCACAACACTAGTTAGGTAGATGACAAGAAACACACCGAAGAGACTGACCTGAAGCTCTGAGTCATCTGTGAGCCCCACAAGGATGAACTCAGACACTGCAGAGTGATTGCTGTTAGCCATCGTAGATAGATGTTACTCTCCTAAAAGTCTTCAGAGCATACAATATCGACCTAAATTCAGAAGCCGATTCGGACTCATGAATCTTGCATTGGAAATTCATAAGAAGCACTTCACATGGCTTCAGCTTTCAACTGGCACGTGCCATAGGTAGATTTATCAAAATATGGGACCCTGTGGGATTTGTAAAaatatagagtttttttttttcttttttcttttttctttgtgctAGTTGAACAATCAAACCCATGTTAGGAGATATTTTCCCGAGTCCAGTCATCTCAGGAACAAGTTCTACCTTTCTGACTGCATCAAATGGAGTTCGTGTTCTCAGGTCTGGGAATCCAACTCCCATCCTGTTTCTTCAGATGTTTCATGGTTTTCTTTTAACCAGTAAATGTTGCATAGAGGGAAGATGCTCTTATCCTGTTATCTAAACTAAGGCATACAGGTCATAAATATGTCGCTTGTCTTGACTTAATAGACTATATGCAGATTGTGCACTCCTTAGTCCCTTATCATTACAAAATTCAGGGCCAGAGTCCAAGAGGTGTTATGACTAAAAAAGCTGAATCAAGGACCCTGAAATCAGATGACCCAAGTAAGCCCAGTTACCAATGTTAACTTCTTTGCTTAACCCCTTGGGTCAAAATATGATTGGCCAACGTAACAGTCCATACCAGTCTCTCTTGCTTTGTGTTCCCATTCTATAAAAATGTTGCAGTCTTCCCATTCAGGGACATAATTCAGAATTCGAACAGGCTGCCTTCCTGAACatgcagaaaataaagctttcatttttaagtttttgtctCTGACATGAGTTTTCTGGGCTTCCTCCCTGAACCCAAcacccatagggagagggagaggcagagggggaattttttagtttttatattaGTTTCAGTGATTGCACTATACCTATCTCAATATTTACCAATCAACCCCCTATAGTTAGAGGGTTATGCACTACAGTCTTTATGTTATTGAACAAATAGTTACAATGTTTCCATTTCTCCAAAGCCCATTATTACTTCAATTACTTGTTTTTCATCCCCATCacttatttcttttatatattctaCAGCAAGCCCAGTccaacacacatatgtgtgtccaCAGTTCAGAGGAACTTATACCTTGAAGTAACTGTGTAGAGCAAGCACCACTTAGCATGGCTTTCATTTTGactgtattttgtttgttctctTGCTCCCTCTAGAATATTTTCCCTCAATTGcatcatttaaataatttctgaACTAAAAATATGACAATTTGCAACTGAAGTAATTATGTTATGGCTGATCTTTTGGGAGGCAATTTACTTAATGGGCATTAATAAATACTTGAATGACAACCACTACAAAGAGAAAGGATACTAAGTATTATTTAGTTACGTGGGGAATAAAAACACACTCAAGGACTTTGTTTCTACTTATCACAATATTTTAAAGTAACTGtgagatattatatatatatatatatatatatatatatatatatatatgccgaAGGGAAAAATGTTTATCTCTATTTTCTTCCAGTGGATATATTCTCTTTGAGTGCAGACAAATTTAGCCACAAGAGTTTATTTTTTATGGCTTCTGTTCTTTCACTAACATTTTGGATCACTTACTAATATTTATAGGGATATTATCTATACTTTTCTTCAATGCATTTTTCACCTCTGTATTTCTTAAGCTATAAATTAATGGATTTAGcatggggatcaccacaacatagAAAACAGCAGCAAACTTGTCTGTATTTAGGGAATGGCTAGATTCAGGTTGTAAGTACATAAAAATGATTGTCCCATAGTATATGGCAATAGAAGACAAGTGAGAAGCACAGGTGGAGAAGACTTTCTGCCTCCCTTCCCCCGAATGCTTCTTTAGAATTGCAGACACGATGAATAGGTAGGAGATGAGGACAATGAGGAGAGAGCAGCACACATTGAACCCAGCCAtgctcagcagcagcagttccTTGACTTGAGTGTTTGAGCAAGCTAGAGCCATGAGAGGAATGTCTTCACAGAAGAAATGGTTCACTAGGTTGGAGTcacaaaaagacaaaatgaatGTGGTCACTGTCTGAATAAGTGCTGTGACAAATGCATAAATGTACGTGGTAATGGCTATCTGAATGCAGAGTCTCCGCGGCATGAGAATGACATAGAGCAAAGGGTTACAGATGGCCACATACCTATCATAGGCCATTACAGACAGCAGGAAGACTTcgcacacagaaaatgtggtgaaGAAACACACTTGAGCTGCACATCCATAAAACGATATGCTTTTAATCTCACGCAAAAAATTCACCAGCGCATTTGGCGTGACACAGGAGGTataacaaaaatcaacaaaagccagatGGCTGAGGAAAAAATACATAGGGGACTGGAGCTGTGGGCTGATTTGTATTAACACAACCAACCCTAGGTTACTCATGACACTGAACAAGTAGATGATTAGAAGGATTACAAAGAGGATGATCTGAAGTTCAGGATCTTCTGTAAGCCCCAAGAGGATGAATTCTGTCACCACTGAATGGTTGCTTTTGGCCATTCAGTACATGCAAAGAGTTTTATGATCAGCCCCTTCAAAAGAAATCTTCTGAGTGATCTTGATTCTGGAAGAAACAACCCAAGTTCATATTAAAAGacaataacaaaatatattatCTTCCCTCAAAAGGGAACTCTGGTTTGCACTTTGTGCATAGGGTTTTACTTGCATGGTAATTGTGAAATGATCTAAAACCTTCTAATCGAAGGTTCTTCAGGAAGTTAAGCATAAGCACAAATCTTCACTAACCTGAAATAACCCTGCATTAACAGTTATAAAGTAAACTGGGAAAAGCAAATTTATTAGGAAATTACAGTTTCACAGAGTTTGTACATAATTCCCTAAATATTTTGTGCATCAAAATACTTACTATTAGGAAATAAGTGGTGTATAAAGAAGGCCTCAGAAAACATATTAAACACATATATCTCTAGGCTTTGCAGTTAGGAACTTTTACTGAATTTTTGCTTTTGTATATTTAAGTGTTCTAAATTTCATTTTCCTATCTGTAGTACTTATGAatttcaaaagagagaaaaataacaataCTAATTTGAAAATCGCATACctaatattcatacacacacacacacacacacacagaggaatatgTATGAATAGTTTTCCCATTATAGATAAATAATATGACAGTAATACTTTTAGTAATATAAGATTCAGTAATACTAATTTATCTTATACCTTCAAACATTCAGCATCAGAGGGAAGAAAGTCAGTATTTTTGGAGTCTCATTCTTCTAGATTGCTCTCTGGTTACTGGAAAGATGACAGAATAAACTTGGTCCTTTAACCACAATAGAGAATGTGCtgttttcatttatattattcTCAGCATCATGCCAGTCTTCTCACCAGCTTTCTAGATTGACATAgcatatagtatgtatatattattgctATAGTATCTGAAATATTTAGAAGGAAAGAATATGTGACCCATTTACCAAAAATCAAACCCAATAATACTACCTTAAATCTATGTCTATAATTGAGGGAAGAAAGCACTGATTTCTGGAAAGGTCTAGAAGTTTAATTGTTTGGAGTTTCTGGATAACAGAGGGAATGATGACCTGGGAtgaaaactgaaaagtttctagaAGGCTCAGCACCATTTAGAAAAATCAGAGACTGATGACTTATTTTATCAGTATATGCTAAAGGTTTGTACCCATTGCTTAGAAAGCTGAAGAACCCCTGATACTTCCAAGAGCTGATTGGTGAACCTTTGATTGTTTAGTGCCCTTGCAGATTTTtgggccaacacacacacacacacacacacacacacacacacacacacactcactcactcacacacaaacacttacaTATTTTAAGATTACACACCCACTCACCCTcacccacagccacacacatattatagatttacacacacacacagacacacagacacaaacacacatgttgtATGATAGGCAGTCATGTATCTCCCACTAGGCTAAAGGTTAAATATAAACTTGCAACGATATCACTAAGTTAGAAgcctctttttttgtcttttcaatttcttaataacttgtttatttatttattttccttttgtggtTTGAAATTATAATGGAATTATAATATTTcatctttccatttcttctctccAAACCTTTCTATGTACTTCCTTCTCTTTCACATATTTATGTGCTTTCGTCACTGACTGTTATTGCATGTCATtatcaatatacatatatatattcctagaTATAATCTCCTTAGTATGTATAATTTTacctgtttgtattttttaaaaactaaactaaTTGCAACACTCTCTTTGCCAGTGAGAGACAACTATGAtctagattttgtgtttttatattttctatatgaTATCAGtcattatattgtttatatttgtCAGGGTATATGAAcaaatttatataattaaaaacatttgttCTGAAAAAGATGAAGCAAATATTACTTTATGTGCTTAATTATCATTCatcaatattttaattatattgttGCTGTAAAAACCTAAATTTGTACTTGGTAAGTTATAGTGCTGTTTTTCATAAATGTAGTAAATTATTGCTTTGGAATCTTGGTATGTCTCATAGCAAGTTTCATCCCTCTGCAGGGTCTGCTTCTTTTGATGATCATCAATGTAATCTATGGTTCATTCACATCTATGAAGATCATTAAATACTTGTCATGTCTTCAACATtttgctcttttttctttaactatTCAATATGAAACCATCCAAACAAGTTAAAATTTCagatagtttttcttatactgtGATATTCTATGTCTGTTTATTGCAAGCAATCTTCAGTGTACCTAGCAAAAATGGTcatataactctctctctctctctctctctctctctctctctctctctctctctctttctctctctctcactcacacacacacacacaaacacacacacacaatcacacacacactcacactcacacacacacacacacacacacgtgtgcacatgcacacacaataaatgggctatcatttgaaatgtagataagaTATAGATGAAAAGACAGTAGAATGATGGAAGGTAAgagataataggtagatagatgatagatagatagatagatagatagatagatagatagatagatagttagatagatagatggatggatgacagaTTCATTCTTGGAAACACTAAGTATCCAGATACTTTCCAGATAATTATTACTGCCTTATCCTACACCAGCCAATAAAATCAGAACActtataaagaactaaagaataaaattaatattaagacTGATAGTAATTTTgtaagaaatggaaaaataaagatagctgcacatgtagcagaggatggcctagtcggccaacaatgggaggagaggcccttggtcttgctaagatcatatgccccagtacaggggaatgccatggccaggaatcaggagtgggtgagttggggagcagggtggggggagtgtataggagactttgaggatagcatttgaaatttaaatgaagaaaatatctatttaaaaaaagaaagataaataagaGTCACTCAGAGAACATCACATAACACCAACTTGAAGGGTGTGGAGGTTAGTCTTTTACTATGTAGAAGTAGATGTGTTGAGAGTGTTTACAGAGTGTTAAGTTTCAGAGATATTGTTAGCTACATTTGACTCCTCAGAATCTCCTCTGTGtgctaaaatagaaaataacctgttttttttctttttcttttttttttttgggggggggtgtgtgtgtcttccagGTCTAACAGGTTGTCAATACACAAACTTGAGGCTTTGAGAGTTGATATTTGAAAAAAAGTCACTATTCCTCAATTCTGGTAGAAGCCCTAGCTTCCAAATGAtagcacaaattaaaaaaaaaaaaatctgctttctCTGTCAATTCAGTGTTATCACACATTCAATATAAATATTGGGAAATGAAACAAATATAAGACTGTTTTTGTATAACATAGTTCTCTCAGTTTTAAAGCTTTATCTAACCACTCTTCAACCTAGAAAACCACAGAAGACTCACATCATATTTTAGACACATAGAGGAATGTTCATTAATTTCTCAGTCCAACCACTCTGTTGATTTCAACCCTACAAATTATTGTGAATGAAATATTATGATAATGTGCTAAATACCACTAACATATCTCATATTAAGTAAGactaaaagaggaagaaattttgCTGTCtagttgaaaataaaatatgtaaatgccAAATTCAATTTAATAATTCCAGCATATTCATATGTATcagcctttaaaaatattattgatCTTGTGATATGGAACATCTTAACTTTTATAGATTATGATAATTAACTTTAGCGATTACTTATATCACTATTGTTCTATGGACTTCTTACCACCCGGTGAATAATTCAAAGGAATACCTGATGTAGTTCTGATCCAGAACAACAAACCAGTTAACAAATCAATAAGGAAAGG contains:
- the Olfr1042 gene encoding olfactory receptor 1042, yielding MANSNHSAVSEFILVGLTDDSELQVSLFGVFLVIYLTSVVGNVGLIVLIQVSPQLHTPMYFFLTHLAFIDFCFTSSVTPNTLVNFLREVKSITFYACATQLCCFVTFVVCELYLLSIMAYDRYVAIWNPLLYAVRMPRELCLQVITSTYIYGFTVGLAQAVATFRLSFCGSNVINHFYCDDVPLVALACSDTHVKELMLLIIAGFNTLCSLVIVVISYICILFAILRIHSAEGRRKAFSTCASHLTSITIFYGTVSFMYLQPKSSHSLNTDKFASVFYVVVIPMLNPLIYSLRNQEVKSALKRIVEKLSSAIK
- the Olfr1043 gene encoding olfactory receptor 1043 yields the protein MAKSNHSVVTEFILLGLTEDPELQIILFVILLIIYLFSVMSNLGLVVLIQISPQLQSPMYFFLSHLAFVDFCYTSCVTPNALVNFLREIKSISFYGCAAQVCFFTTFSVCEVFLLSVMAYDRYVAICNPLLYVILMPRRLCIQIAITTYIYAFVTALIQTVTTFILSFCDSNLVNHFFCEDIPLMALACSNTQVKELLLLSMAGFNVCCSLLIVLISYLFIVSAILKKHSGEGRQKVFSTCASHLSSIAIYYGTIIFMYLQPESSHSLNTDKFAAVFYVVVIPMLNPLIYSLRNTEVKNALKKSIDNIPINISK